One Solea solea chromosome 5, fSolSol10.1, whole genome shotgun sequence genomic window carries:
- the anp32a gene encoding acidic leucine-rich nuclear phosphoprotein 32 family member A isoform X1, translating to MDMKKRIHLELRNRTPSDVKELVLDNCRSNEGKIVGLTDEFEELIFLSTINVGLTTVAHLPKLNKLKKLELSDNRISGGLEVLAVKCPNLTHLNLSGNKIKDLSTIEPLKELGTLKSLDLFNCEVTNLNEYRDNVFKLLPQLTYLDGYDKDDKEAPDSDTEVYAEGLDDDEEDEDDVDEEEYDEDTAPGDEEEEEEGEEDEEENEEEEEDDLSGEEEEEEDVNDKDADDDDEEEQERGQKRKRELDEEGEEDEDD from the exons gTCAAAGAACTTGTGCTTGACAACTGTCGCTCAAACGAAGGCAAGATCGTGGGTCTGACAGATGAATTTGAAGAGCTGATATTTCTAAGCACAATCAATGTTGGCTTGACGACAGTTGCCCACTTGCCAAAGCTAAATAAACTCAAAAAG CTTGAACTCAGCGATAACAGGATCTCAGGGGGGTTGGAAGTTCTGGCAGTAAAGTGCCCCAACCTCACACATCTCAACCTCAGTGGCAACAAGATTAAAGACCTCAGCACAATAGAGCCATTG AAAGAACTGGGGACTCTGAAAAGCCTCGATCTGTTTAACTGTGAGGTGACAAACCTCAACGAATACAGAGACAACGTCTTCAAGCTACTACCCCAGCTCACGTACCTGGATGGGTACGACAAAGACGACAAAGAGGCACCGGACTCTGACACGGAGGTCTACGCAGAGGGATTGGACgacgatgaggaggatgaagacg ATGTAGACGAGGAGGAATATGATGAAGACACAGCTccaggagacgaggaggaggaggaggagggagaggaggatgaagaggagaatgaagaagaggaggaggatgacctCAGTGGAGAG gaggaggaagaagaagacgtgaatgacaaagacgctgatgacgacgatgaggaGG AACAAGAACGAGGTCAGAAAAGAAAACGAGAGCTGGATGAAGAaggggaggaggatgaagacgaTTGA
- the anp32a gene encoding acidic leucine-rich nuclear phosphoprotein 32 family member A isoform X2 yields MHHGSGSGGINKVKELVLDNCRSNEGKIVGLTDEFEELIFLSTINVGLTTVAHLPKLNKLKKLELSDNRISGGLEVLAVKCPNLTHLNLSGNKIKDLSTIEPLKELGTLKSLDLFNCEVTNLNEYRDNVFKLLPQLTYLDGYDKDDKEAPDSDTEVYAEGLDDDEEDEDDVDEEEYDEDTAPGDEEEEEEGEEDEEENEEEEEDDLSGEEEEEEDVNDKDADDDDEEEQERGQKRKRELDEEGEEDEDD; encoded by the exons gTCAAAGAACTTGTGCTTGACAACTGTCGCTCAAACGAAGGCAAGATCGTGGGTCTGACAGATGAATTTGAAGAGCTGATATTTCTAAGCACAATCAATGTTGGCTTGACGACAGTTGCCCACTTGCCAAAGCTAAATAAACTCAAAAAG CTTGAACTCAGCGATAACAGGATCTCAGGGGGGTTGGAAGTTCTGGCAGTAAAGTGCCCCAACCTCACACATCTCAACCTCAGTGGCAACAAGATTAAAGACCTCAGCACAATAGAGCCATTG AAAGAACTGGGGACTCTGAAAAGCCTCGATCTGTTTAACTGTGAGGTGACAAACCTCAACGAATACAGAGACAACGTCTTCAAGCTACTACCCCAGCTCACGTACCTGGATGGGTACGACAAAGACGACAAAGAGGCACCGGACTCTGACACGGAGGTCTACGCAGAGGGATTGGACgacgatgaggaggatgaagacg ATGTAGACGAGGAGGAATATGATGAAGACACAGCTccaggagacgaggaggaggaggaggagggagaggaggatgaagaggagaatgaagaagaggaggaggatgacctCAGTGGAGAG gaggaggaagaagaagacgtgaatgacaaagacgctgatgacgacgatgaggaGG AACAAGAACGAGGTCAGAAAAGAAAACGAGAGCTGGATGAAGAaggggaggaggatgaagacgaTTGA